The genome window GGTGTCCACGAAGGGCACCACGATGTTCAGCCCGGCGTTCAGCGTGCGGGTGTAGCGGCCGAAGCGCTCCACGATCGCGGCGCTGCCCTGCGGGATCACCTGGATCGTCCGGATCAGTGCGAGGAGTGCCAGCACCACCAGGACGATCAGCACGATGAGGACGGGTTCCACGGTGTCTCCCCTGGACAACAGGACAACTCTGACGACTGGTCTAGTCGACCAGGGCGGTGGCGCCCTGGATTTCGATCACATCCACCTGCTGGCCCGGCTCGTAGACCCGGTCGGGGTGCAGCGCGCGCGCCGACCAGATCTCGCCGTTCAGCTTGATCCGCCCGTCCAGTCCGTCGACCCGTTCCTGGACCACGGCCCTGGCTCCCACCAGCGCCTCGATCCCCATCCGGACCTGCGGTCCGCGGTTCAGCCGGCGGTAGGCCAAGGGCCGGACCACCGCCAGCAGGGCGACCGAGACCACCAGGAAGCCGGCGAACTGCCAGACCGCGCCCGCGCCGAGCCCGGCCACCGCGGCGGCGACCGCAGCGCCGACCGCGAACATGCCGAACTCCGGCAGTGCGGTCGCCACCAGCGGCACGCAGAACACCACGGCACCCAGCAGCCACCACACCCAGCTGTCCACGGCCCCATCCTAGGGAGGAAACGACGTCCGGTGTGGTGGCTTCCCGCAGGTGGACGGCCGGAAACCGGCCAGCCGTACGGCATCCGACTGCGCATCAGGTCCCGGACGGTCAGCCGAGCGGCAGGCCCTGGGCCGACCAGCGGTCGCCGTGGCGCTCCAGGGTGAGCGGCAGGCCGAAGCAGAGAGACAGGTTGCGGGCGGTCAGCTCGGTGTCGATCGGGCCGGCGGTCAGCACCTTTCCCTGACGGATCATCAGCACGTGGGTGAAGCCGGGGGCGATCTCCTCCACGTGGTGGGTGACCATGGCCATCGCGGGGGCGTTCGAGTCCTGGGCCAGCGCGCCGAGCCGGCGCACCAGGTCCTCCCGGCCGCCGAGGTCGAGGCCGGCGGCGGGCTCGTCGAGCAGCAGCAGCTCGGGGTCGGTCATCAGGGCGCGGGCGATCAGGGTGCGCTTGCGCTCGCCCTCGGAGAGGGTGCCGAACTGGCGCGGCTCGTAACCGCCCATGCCCAGGCGGTCGAGCAGCAGCCGGGCGCGGGACTCGTCGAGCGCCTCGTACTCCTCCTGCCAGGTGGCGGTCATGCCGTAGGCGGCGGTGAGCACCGTCTGCAGCACGGTCTGCTCGCGCGGGATCCGGTCCAGCAGCGAGACGCCGGCCAGGCCGATCCGCTGGCGCAGTTCGAAGACGTCGACGGAGCCGATCTTCTCGCCGAGCACGGCGGCGGTGCCGCTGGTCGGGTGCAGGTAGCTGCTGGCGACCTGGAGCAGGGTGGTCTTGCCGGCGCCGTTCGGGCCCAGGACCACCCAGCGCTCGCCCTCGGCCACCGACCAGGAGACCTGGCTGATCAGCGCGCGGCCATCCCGGACCACGGAAACGTCAACCAGCTCCAGCACGTCGCTCATGCCTCTGCCTTCCCCAACTTCGGATGCCACTCGTGTCGACAAGTCGGTGCGGCCGGGCAGCCTACTCCGCCCGTCCGGTAGGCGGGGAGGGAGCAGCGGCCGCGGGCGCGGCCGGGCGGCTGCCGACGCAGCACAGGGCAAACCTACGCCACGCAGGTGGCCGCCTTGTCCGTAGGCTGGCGGGATGCCACTGACTCCTGCCACTCCCGACTACTTCGCCGAGCCGCGCTCGGCCCGGTTGACCGCCTGGGGCAGCTCCCTGCTGGCCGGCCACGCCCCGCCGGACCACGTGGTGGAGGAGGTGGTGGGGAGTGACGAACGGCACCGGGTGACCGGGCTGCCCGGCGACGCCGAGGGCGAGCAGCACGCGTTGAGCTGGGCGCTCGGGCGGCTGCGGGTGCTGGGCGCGAAGGGGCTGCGGCTGGCGCTGCCGAGCGAGGGGCACCCGCTCGGCCTGACCGGTCCGGCGGCCTTCAACGCGGCCGCACTGGAGGCCGGCGAGGCGGTGCTGGCGGTCGGCCTGGCCGTCGGCCTGGTGCCCGAGGTGGAGGCGTACGGCCCGCCCGGCGACCAGGCGGTGACGGTGCTCTGGCGCTGCGCCGAGGTGCGCGAGGCACCGCCGGCCGACGTGCCCTCGCTGTACGAGGCGGAGCGGGAGCTGGCGGACGGGCTGCGCGAGGCCACCGCGATGCTCGCCCGGCTGGACGTGGCCGGGGCCGGGCCGGAGGCGCTGCGGGCGCTGGAGCAGTACCGCCGGCGCGGGCACAGCAAGGTGCTGGCGCCGGGCTACCCGCCCCGGGCGGTGCGGGTGCTGGAGTCGGCCCGCCAGGTGTCGGCGCTGCTGGCGATCGCGGCCGGCGGCCACGGCGCGGCGGTCAGCGCCGGCGAGATGGCGGCCCGCTCGGCCGCGCTGGCCCCCCTGCGCCGGACCGCCCGGCGGGCCCAGGTGGCCGCCTACAACGCGCTGGTGGACGAGCCGGCCTGATCCCCCGCCACCCGGCGGTCCGTCACGCCTGCCGCCCGTCGGCGCCGTGGCGGACCGCCCAGAGCGCGGCCTGGGTGCGGTCGGCCAGGTCGAGCTTCATCAGGATGTTGGAGACGTGGGTCTTGACCGTCTTCTCGGACAGGCTGAGCGCCCGGGCGATCTCCCGGTTGGAGCGGCCGTCGGCGATGTGGCCGAGCACCTCGCGCTCGCGGTCGGTCAGGCTGGAGCCGCGGCCCTGCGAGGCGCGCGGCGAGTCGTCGGCCAGCAGGGTGCCGGCCAGCTCGGGCTGGAGCAGCACGTGGCCCGCGTGCACCGAGCGGATCGCCCCGGCCAGCGCCTCCGGGTCCACGTCCTTGTAGACGTAGCCGGCCGCGCCGGCCCGCAGCGCGGGCACCACGGTGCGGTGCTCGGTGAAGCTGGTGACGATCAGCACCCGGGCGGTGCTGCCCTCGGCCTTGAGCCGGCGCAGCGCCTCGATGCCGTCCATGCCGGGCATCTTGACGTCCATCAGCACCACGTGCGGGTCGAGCTCGCGGGCCTTCGCCACGCCCTCGGCACCGTCGGCGGCCTCGCCGACCACCTCGATGTCGTCCTGCACCTCCAGGAAGGTGCGCAGGCCGCGGCGGACCACCTGGTGGTCGTCCACCAGCAGCACGCGGATCCTTGACGGCTGCTCAGGCACCGGGAACCTCCAGTTCCACGACGGTTCCTCGGCCCGGGGCCGAGTCGAGGGTGAGCCGGCCGCCGACGGTCTGCGCCCGGTCGTGCATCGAGACCAGGCCGAGGTGGCGGCCGGCCCGGCGGACCGAATCCGGGTCGAAGCCGCGGCCGTCGTCCCTGACGGTCAGTCGGGCGCCCCGGGTGCTGGTGCCGCGCAGCGTGACCTCGACCCGGGTCGGGCGGGCGTGCCGCAGCGCGTTGTGCAGGGCCTCCTGGGCGATCCGCAGCACGGCCGCCTCCTGGGCCGGCGGCAGGGTGCGCACCCCGCCGTCCTCGTCGAAGCGCACGGTGGCGGAGTGCGCCCGGTCCAGCACCTGGACCTGGGAGGCGAGGGTGGCGACCAGCCCGTCCTCGTCCAGCGCGGCCGGGCGCAGCTCGACCACCACGGCGCGCAGTTCGTCGGCGGCCTCGGCGGCCAGCCGGGCCACCTCGGCAAGTTCGGCCTTGGCCCGCTGCGGGTCGCGGTCCAGCAGGGTGGCGGCGGCCTTGGCGGTCAGCCGCAGGCTGAACAGCTTCTGCGAGACCGCGTCGTGCAGGTCGTGGGCGATCCGGGCGCGCTCGCCGGCCAGGGTGAGCTCCCGGCTGCGCTCGTACAGCCGGGCGTTGCCGAGCGCGATCGAGGCGTGCGCGGCGAGGATCCGCAGCAGCCGCTCGTCGTGGTCGGTGAAGCCGCCGGCCTTGTTGGCCAGGAAGATCGCGCCGAGGATCTCCTCGCCGTCCAGGATCGGCATGCCGAGGAAGTCCTTCAGCTCCGGGTGGGCGTCCGGCCAACCCTCGAAGGCGGGGGCGCGGCGGACGTCGGCCAGCCGGGTCGGCGTGAACTCGTGCAGCATGGTGGCGAGCACGCCGTGCTGGCGGGGCAGCGGGCCGATCGCCTTCCACTGCTCGTCGCTCACCCCGTCGACCACGAACTGGGCGAAGCCGCCGTGGTCGTCCGGCACGCCGAGGGCCGCGTACTCGGCGCCGAGCAGGCAGCGGGCCGAGGCGGTGATCCGGCGCAGCACCTCGCGCACTTCGAGGTGCCCGCTCATCGCGAGCACCGCGTCGCTCACCGCCTCCAGGTTGCCCAGCGCGTCGCCGTCGATCGTCACCATGCCGCCACGGTAGCGCGCCGGGTCGGGCGGCAGATCGGGCGCCGGGCGGGGCCGTCCTAGGTCCGCGGTCCTGCGACCGGCGGCGTAGGGCCCGGTCCCGGGGCCGCTGGGGCCGGGGCGGGGTGCGGGGGCGGGGCGGCGACGGCGGCTTCGAGGGTGGCGATGAACCGGGTGATCCCCTGGGTCCGCAGGCTGCCCTGGGCCCGGCCGAGCGCCAGGGCGTGCCGGGCGGCCGCCAGCGCGGCGTGGTGGCGGCCGAGCGCGTGCAGCGCCTCGGCCCGGGTGTGGGTGGCGATGGTCAGCTTGAAGTCGTCCGGCCGGGCGGCGAGCAGCTGGACCGCCTCGGTGGCGTGGGCCAGCGCGGCGGCCGGGTCGCCGGCCACCACCAGGGCGTTGGCCAGGTTGTTCAGCGCCTGGGCGAGCAGCCGCTGGTCGGTCAGTTCGCGGGCGTCGAGCACCAGTCGGGTCATCAGCGGGATCGCCCTGGCGTGCTCGCCGGCCCGGACCAGGCCGTTGGCCAGCCGGATCCGGCACTGCTGACGCAGCATCGGGTCGCCCAGCCGGTCGGCCAGTTCGGTGGCCCGCTCCAGCTGGTCGGCGGCGGCCGCGAAGTCGCCCTGCTCGATCTGCACGACCGCCAGGTCGGCGTGGGTGCGCACCAGCGCGGCCTGGTCGCCGCCGCGCTGGGCGCAGCGCAGGCCGGCCTCGGCGGTGGCCCGCCACTCCCGGACGCTGGTGCTGTCGTGGTAGTAGAGCGCGCAGGCCTGGTGGGCCAGTTGCCAGCCGAGGTCGGGGCGGCCGTGCTGCTCGGCGCAGAGCACCAGCCCGCGCACCGCGCGCTCCTCCCGGCGGAACCACGCCAGGGCCTGGCCGGTGGTGCCGAGCGGGGGCAGGGTGTCGCCGGGGGGCGGCGCGGTGCGGCCGGGCAGCACGCTGCGGGTGTTCATGCCCGCGCAGGCCGCGGCGGTGGCGGCCAGGTAGTGGTCGAGCATCCGCTCCATCGCCGCCTCGCGCTGGGCCGGGGCGAGTCCGCCGGCCAGCTCGGCCCCGTACAGCCGGACCAGGTCGTGCCGGGCGAACAGGCCCGGGGCGGTCTCCTCGACCAGGTGGGCGGCGTCCAGCTGGGCCAGCAGCATCCGGGCCTCGACCGGCGGCACGTCGGCCAGCACGGCGGCGGCGTGCGGGTCGATCACCGCGCCGGGGTGCAGGCCGAGGTAGCCGAAGAAGCGCTCGGTCTGGGCGCCGAGCGCCCGGCGGGTCAGGTTGAGGGTGGCCGTGATGCCGAGCGAGCCGGAACCGGCGGTGGTCAGCGCGGCCAGCCGGGACTGCTCGTCGGAGATCTCCTCGGCCAGGTGGCGCAGCGTCCAGTCGGGCCGGGCGGCCAGCCGGGCGGTGGCCAGCCGCAGGGCCAGCGGCAGGTGGTCGCAGCGCTCGGCGATCTCGGCCGCGGCGGCCGGCTCGGCGGCGATCCGCTGCGGGTCGAGCACCCGGCGCAGCAGTTCCAGCGCCTCGTCGGGCGTCAGCACGTCCAGCGGCAGCGGCACCGCGCCGGCCTGCACCAGCAGGTCGCCGAGCCGGCTGCGGCTGGTGATCACGGTGACCGGGGTGTCCTCGGCGGCCGGCAGCAGCGGGGCGAGCTGGCGGTAGTCGCGGGCGTTGTCCAGCAGCACCAGCAGCTGACGGCCCGCCAGCAGCTCGCGGTAGCGGTGCGAACGGTCGTCCAGGCTGCCGGGCAGCTGGTTCTCGGGCACGCCCAGCGCGGTGAGGAAGCCGGCCAGCACCTCGGCCGGGTCGCGCGGCTCGGTCTCGTCGAAGCCGCGCAGGTCGGCGTGGAGCAGGCCGTCCGGGAAGCGGTCCACCGCCTGGTGCGCCCAGTGCAGCACCAGGCTGGTCTTGCCGACCCCGGCCGGGCCGGTGACCAGCACCGGGTGGCGGTCGGCGGGGCCGCCGGCGGCCGGGCCGGTGAGCCGGTCGAGCTGCCCCAGCTCGGCCGAGCGGCCGACGAACCGGCGGTTGCGGCGCGGCAGCTGGCTGAGCACCGCGCGCCGACGGGGCGTCAGCCGCTCGCGCGCGGCCCGCAGCGCCGGGCCCTCGGCGGCGCCCAGGTCGGCGTGCAGCCGCTCGGTGGTGCGCTGGTGCACGGCGAGCGCCTCGGCGCGCCGGCCGGCCTGGTCCAGACAGTCCATCAGCTGCGCGGCCAGCTGCTCCCGGGTGGGGTCGGCGGCCAGCGCCTCGGTCAGCTCGGGCACCAGCTCGGCACCCCGGCCGAGCTGGCACATCCGCTTGCCGAGGTCCTGCAGCGCCCGGACCCGCAGCTCGACCAGCCGGGGCGCGACCGAGTCGCGCAGCACCGCGGAGCCGCAGTCGGCCAGCGCCGGGCCGCGCCACAGGTCGAGCGCCTGGTGCAGCAGCGGCAGCGCGTCGTCCGGGCGGTGGGCGGCGCCGGCCCGGTCGCAGAGCCGCTCGAAGCGCAGCGCGTCGACCTGCTCCGGGTCGCCGTCCAGCTGGTAGCCGGTGTCCCGGGTGGTCAGGGTGAGCCGGCGGTCGAGCAGTCGGCGCAGCTCGGCGATGTGGCCGTGCAGCGCGGCCCGGGCGGTGGGCGGCGGCTTGCCCTCCCAGACCGTGTCGAGCAGCAGGCTGGTCGGCACCAGGCGGCCGGTCTCCAGGGCGAGCGCGCTGAGCAGCGCCCGGCGCTTGGGCGCGGTGGGGGTGACCGGTCGCCCCTCGTCGGTCTGCACGGCGATCGGTCCGAGCAGGCTGATCCGCATCCGCACCTCCCAGCGATCCGTTGACTGCTCCCCCGACCCTCATACGCGCGCCGAGGGCGATCGGTTGCCTGCTCCGGCGAAGCAGATTGCCCGCCCCCGGTGAAGGTGACCGCCCTCCCCGGTGAAGGAGATCGACCGCTTCGGTGAAGGTGGTCGCCCCCTTCGGTGAAGGTGGCCGCCCGCTTCGGCGAGGGAGTCAGAGGATACGGCCGAAATCGAACGAAACGGCCCGTCAGGCGGCCCTCGGTCGACGTCGTCGCAGGTGGGGGCGTGAACGATACCGTTCAGGGCAGTCTCGGCACACACGCCGCACTGGCCTACACTGCTCGCCAGGGAGCGCCCGGGCTCCGGGGTGTGGGCAAAAGTGGGGAACGTATGGGGATCCGGCTCCTGGGACCGGTGGAGCTACGCGCGGTGAACGGATCACCGGCCGAGCTCGCCGGGGCTCAGCGGCGCGCGGTGCTGGCCCTGCTGGCGCTGCGGTCAGAACGAGTGGTGCCGATCGAGCGGTTCTTCGAGCTGCTCTGGGGCGACGAGCCGCCGGCCCGCGCGCGGGCCGCGCTGCAGGGCCACGTGGCCGCGCTGCGCAAGGTGCTGGCCGGCTCGCCCTTCGAGCTGCACACCCGGGCCCCCGGCTACCTGCTGACCGGCGGCGCCGACCTGATCGACGTGCGCCGGTTCGAGGCGCTGGCCGCCGCGGCCGAGGAGCACCCGCAGGACGCCGAGGCGGTGGAGCTGCTGGAGCGGGCGCTCGGCCTGTGGTCCGGGGCGGCGCTGGCCGACCTGCCGGACACCGAGCTGCGCCGGGCCCTGGTGGACCAGCTGGACGCGGCCCGGATCACCGTGCTGACCGCCTGGGCGGAGCGCCGGCTGCGCCTGGGCAGCGGGGCGGTGGCCGTGCCGGCGCTGGAGCAGAGCGTGCGGGCGAACGGGCTGCGCGAGCCGGTGGTGGCGCTGCTGATCCGCTGCCTGCACCAGGCCGGGCGGATCTCGGACGCGCTGAGCGTCTACCACCAGGCCCGGGAGCGGCTGGCAGCCGAGCTGGGCGTGGTGCCCGGGGCGCCGTTGCAGGCTGCGCTGGCCGAGGTGCTGGCGGTCGGCGCGGAGCCGGAGGAGAGCGCTCCCGGGCCGGCGGCGGTCGCCGTCGCGACGCCGGTCGAGGCGGCGCCGCGCACCGTGCCGCGCCAGCTGCCCCGGCAGTCGGCCGGCTTCGTCGGGCGCGGCCGGGAGTTCGGCTGGCTGGACCGCGAGTGCGGCCCGGAGCGCACCGGGGACGGCCTGGCGGTGGTGGTCGGCCCGGCCGGCGCGGGCAAGAGCGCCACGGTGATCCGCTGGGCGCACGGGGTGGCGCACCGGTTCCCGGACGGCCAGCTCTTCGTCGACCTGCGCGGCTTCGACCCGGCCGGCCCGGTGGACCCGGGCGAGGTGCTGGGCCAGTTCCTCAAGGCGCTGGGCGTGCCGGAACCCTCCATTCCGGAGGACCGGGCCGAGCGGGCCGCGCTCTACCAGCAGGCCACCGACGGGCTGCGGCTGCTGGTGGTGCTGGACAACGCCCGCGGCGCCGAGGACGTGGCCGACCTGCTGCCCGCCGGCCAGGCCGGCGCCACCGTGGTGACCAGCCGCAACACCCTGGAGGACCTGGTCGTCACCGAGGGCGCCGCGCTGCTGCGGCTGACCGCGCTGCCGGACGACGACGCGCTGCGCCTGCTGGAGCGCAGCCTCACCCCCGAGCGGGTGCGGGCCGAGGAGGCCGCCGCGCAGCAGCTGATCGCGCTCTGCGACCAGCTGCCGCTGGCCCTGCGGATCGCCGCCTCCCGGCTGGCCGCCCGGCCCGGTTGGACCATCGCCGACCTGGTCGCCGAGCTCTCCGACGAGCGCACCCGGCTGCGCACCCTGGACACCCACGGCGCGGTCAGCATCCGCACCGCGCTCTCCCTGACCCACCGGCACCTGTCCGCGCCGGCCGGTCAGTTGCTGGTGCTGCTGGCCGCCCACCCGGGCCGCGAGGTGGACGGCTACGCCGGGGCCGCGCTGCTCGGCACCGACCTGGCCACCGCCCGGGGCGCGCTCGGCGAGCTGGCCGCCTACCACCTGCTGACCGAGAGCACCCCCGGCCGCTACACCCGGCACGACCTGATCCGGCTGTACGCCGTCGAGCTGTTCGCCGAGCAACCCGAGCAGGTGCGCCGGCAGAGCACCGAACGGCTGCTGGACTACTACCTGCAGGCGGCCGACACCTGCAACGAGCACCTGGACCCGGGCCACGAGACCTACGGCGAGCGGGTCCACCCGCCCCGGGCGGTGCCGCGGCCGCGCGACGCCCGGGCCTCGCTCGCCTGGTTCATGTCCGAGGAGCCGACGGTGCGGACCCTGGTGGCCACCGCCGCCGACCAGGACCCGGACCGGGCCTGGCGGCTGGTGATGCTGGCCAGCGGGCTCTACTACGGCGCCAGCCGGCTGATCGACTGGCTCAGCTGCCTGCGCTCCGGCCTGCGGGCGGCCGAACGGACCGGTGATCCGCGCGCCGTCGCCGCCTTGGAGGCGACCATCGCCGCCGCGCTGGTCAGCGTCGAGCGGATCTCCGAGTCGGTCGAGCTGTGCCGGCAGGCACTCGACCGCACCAGACCCGAGGACGACTTCGCGCACGTCCGGGCCCTGTTCACACTGGCCCTGGCCACCGGCAGCGCGGGCCGGCCGGTCGAGGGCGAGCAACTGGCCACCCGGGCGCTGCGGCTGGCCCGGCGCGACCAGCCGCCCGAGCGGGTGGCCAGCGCACTGGCCTACGCGGGCGCGCTCTCCGGGCTGGCCGGCGATCCGGTCACCGCGCTCGCCCGGGTGCGGGAGTGCCGGGCGATCCTGGCGCCGTACCCGGCGGCCACCATCCGCGCCTGGGCGATCCTCACCGAGGCCCAGGCGCTGCAGGCGCTGGGCGAGTACGCGGCCTCCGAGGCGGCCTGGGCCGAACTGCTGACGATCTGCCGGGAGGCGGGCTTCCTGCACCTGCACGCGATCGCCGAGCAGTCCTACGCCGACTTCCTGCTGCGGCTCGGCCGGGCCGCCGAGGCGGCCCGGCACCTGCGGGCGGCGATCGGGCTGTACCGCTACCACGGGCACCTGACCGCCGCCGTCACCGAGCTGCTGGCCCGGGCCGAGCAGGCGCTGGCGCCGGACTCGGCCGCCTGAGCCTGCGTCGAGCGGTTCGGCCGGGTCCGGGGTGGCGGTGCGTCAGGCCGCCGGTGCCGGGGTCGGGGCGTACTCGCGCTGCTTCGCCAGCACCGGGCGCAGCGCCCGGATCGCGTAGAAGTTGCGCGACTTGACGGTGCCCGGCGGCACCCCGAGCAGCTCCGCGGTCTCCACCACCGAGCGGTCCTTGAGGTGCAGTTCGACCAGCACCTCGCGGTGGTGCGGCTGCAGGGTGTCCAGCATCGCGGCGACGTCGCGGCCCTGGAGCACCGCCTCGTACGGGTCCTCGGCCACCGGGCGGTCCTCCAGCACCTCGCCGGCCACCTCCTGGGCTCTGGCGGCGGCCATCCGGAAGTGGTCGATGGCGATCCGGCGGGCCACCGTGAAGAGCCAGGGCCGGCTCTGCGCGGCGCCGCGCGAGATCGACTCCGGGTGCTGCCAGGCCCGGAGCAGGGTCTCCTGCAGGATGTCCTCCGCCTTGCCGCGGTCGCCGTTGGTCACGCGCAACAGGGCCCGCAGCAGGTAGCCGCCGTGCAGGCGGTACAGCTCGGCCAGGGTCTCCTGGTCCAGGGTGGGGCGTGCCGACGGGGTCTGGGTCGGGACGGCAGGTTGCATGGTCACGCACTACCTCTTCGGTCCAGGAGCTGCTGGTTCGGCCGTGTGGTCGGCCGGTGGTGCGGCCGTGTGGGCGGCCGGGCGGGACCGGGGTCAGGGGTCGCCCCGATCTCGCCGTTGCCAGCATTTCGTGCACCGCCAACGTGGCACCAAGAGTCGGCCAATGCCGCCTCGGCGGGCGTTGGCGCTCGACGCCCCGTCAGCGGGCGTTGGCGTTCAGCAGCCGCAGCAGCACCTGCACCCCGCCCTCGCCCTGGCGGTCGATCAGCACCGCGACCCAGGACACCACCTCGACCCGCTGGGTGTGCGTCCAGCCGCGCACCGACGGGTGCTCGTCCACCACCATGGCCGCGGCCAGCGGCAGCAGGTGGCGCGGGGCCCTGGGGCAGGGTTGCCCCCGGTCGGCCGCGCCGAGCACCGCCCGGCGGGCGGCCGCCACCACGTCGGCGGCCGTGGCCGGTGGAACCGCCAGGCCCGGTACGCCGTCCATCACCTCGGGCGGCTCCGCCAGCCAGTCGGTGATCAGCTGCCGGGTTCTGGCCGACGAGCCGTCCTCGGACATCCGTTCCCTCTCTCCGGTCCCCGGGACCTGCGCTTCCTCCCCCGAGACCGTGCCCCCGTACGCCGGCTGACGGGTGGTCAACCGGCGTCCTGTCACCAGGCCGGAGCGGCCGTGCCATCCGGGCCTGCCATCCGTAGGACGGTACCCGGTGGTACTCGGGTTCAGCAGTGCGTGGCGCGTACGCCCCTGGTGAACGCCGCAGGGCCCGTCAGCCGTGTACCGGAGCAGTACGGTCCCGGATGGGGTGGGACCGGGGCGGCCCCTTGTGGGAGGGGCCGCCCATTGTGCTGTCGTCGGAAGGGCGTGCGAGTGATGACGGGTGGCGAGGACGGCGGCGCGGTGGCCGTGGTGCACCGGGCCGGTCCCGGAGCCGACGGGCCGGACTACGCACCGGACCAGTGGCCCGAACCGCTCGGCCCGGCCCGGCCGTTGGACCCGCTGGGCACCGTGCTGATCCCGGCGGCGGTGCGGGCCGTGGTCGCCCCGCGGCCGACCGCGCCGGCGCCCGCCGCACCCGCCGCGCCGGCCACCGCGCCCCGGCCCGACCCCTCGATCGGCCTGGCCGCCGAGCTGGAGCTGAACGCCGACCGGCTGGTCCGCCGCCGGCTGCCGCGCGGGCGGCGCCTGGCCGCCGCGGCCGAACGGCTGACCCGCGGCGGGGACCGGGAGCGGGACCAGGGCCGGCTGGTCGAACGGATCCGCACCCCGCTGCGGCAGGCCCACCGGATCGCCGTGCTCGGCTCCGCCCCCGGCACCGGACGGACCGTCACCACCACGCTGCTCGGCGACCTGCTGGCCACCCACCGTCCGGACCGGGTGATCGCGCTCGCGCTGGACGCCGGCACGGCGCCCCCCGGGCTGCCCGCCGCCCCCTCCCACCAGGACTTCCGCCGGTTCACCGGGCTGCGCCCGAGCGGCCTGGAACAGCTGGCCGGCGGCCCGGGCGACGAGGCCGACCACCTGCGGCTGCTGGACGCCGCCGCCAGTCAGTACCCCGTGGTGCTGACCGACGCCGGCGGCGCGGCCCCCGCCGTGCGGGCCGCGCTGGCCCGGGCCGACCAGCTGGTGCTCTGCACCGACGCCTCGGTGCGCGGCGCCGCCGGGACCGACGCGCTGCTCGGCTGGCTGGCCGGCGAGGGGTTCGGCGCGCTGGC of Kitasatospora viridis contains these proteins:
- a CDS encoding NfeD family protein encodes the protein MDSWVWWLLGAVVFCVPLVATALPEFGMFAVGAAVAAAVAGLGAGAVWQFAGFLVVSVALLAVVRPLAYRRLNRGPQVRMGIEALVGARAVVQERVDGLDGRIKLNGEIWSARALHPDRVYEPGQQVDVIEIQGATALVD
- a CDS encoding ABC transporter ATP-binding protein translates to MSDVLELVDVSVVRDGRALISQVSWSVAEGERWVVLGPNGAGKTTLLQVASSYLHPTSGTAAVLGEKIGSVDVFELRQRIGLAGVSLLDRIPREQTVLQTVLTAAYGMTATWQEEYEALDESRARLLLDRLGMGGYEPRQFGTLSEGERKRTLIARALMTDPELLLLDEPAAGLDLGGREDLVRRLGALAQDSNAPAMAMVTHHVEEIAPGFTHVLMIRQGKVLTAGPIDTELTARNLSLCFGLPLTLERHGDRWSAQGLPLG
- a CDS encoding response regulator, with protein sequence MPEQPSRIRVLLVDDHQVVRRGLRTFLEVQDDIEVVGEAADGAEGVAKARELDPHVVLMDVKMPGMDGIEALRRLKAEGSTARVLIVTSFTEHRTVVPALRAGAAGYVYKDVDPEALAGAIRSVHAGHVLLQPELAGTLLADDSPRASQGRGSSLTDREREVLGHIADGRSNREIARALSLSEKTVKTHVSNILMKLDLADRTQAALWAVRHGADGRQA
- a CDS encoding GAF domain-containing sensor histidine kinase; protein product: MVTIDGDALGNLEAVSDAVLAMSGHLEVREVLRRITASARCLLGAEYAALGVPDDHGGFAQFVVDGVSDEQWKAIGPLPRQHGVLATMLHEFTPTRLADVRRAPAFEGWPDAHPELKDFLGMPILDGEEILGAIFLANKAGGFTDHDERLLRILAAHASIALGNARLYERSRELTLAGERARIAHDLHDAVSQKLFSLRLTAKAAATLLDRDPQRAKAELAEVARLAAEAADELRAVVVELRPAALDEDGLVATLASQVQVLDRAHSATVRFDEDGGVRTLPPAQEAAVLRIAQEALHNALRHARPTRVEVTLRGTSTRGARLTVRDDGRGFDPDSVRRAGRHLGLVSMHDRAQTVGGRLTLDSAPGRGTVVELEVPGA
- a CDS encoding AfsR/SARP family transcriptional regulator; the encoded protein is MRISLLGPIAVQTDEGRPVTPTAPKRRALLSALALETGRLVPTSLLLDTVWEGKPPPTARAALHGHIAELRRLLDRRLTLTTRDTGYQLDGDPEQVDALRFERLCDRAGAAHRPDDALPLLHQALDLWRGPALADCGSAVLRDSVAPRLVELRVRALQDLGKRMCQLGRGAELVPELTEALAADPTREQLAAQLMDCLDQAGRRAEALAVHQRTTERLHADLGAAEGPALRAARERLTPRRRAVLSQLPRRNRRFVGRSAELGQLDRLTGPAAGGPADRHPVLVTGPAGVGKTSLVLHWAHQAVDRFPDGLLHADLRGFDETEPRDPAEVLAGFLTALGVPENQLPGSLDDRSHRYRELLAGRQLLVLLDNARDYRQLAPLLPAAEDTPVTVITSRSRLGDLLVQAGAVPLPLDVLTPDEALELLRRVLDPQRIAAEPAAAAEIAERCDHLPLALRLATARLAARPDWTLRHLAEEISDEQSRLAALTTAGSGSLGITATLNLTRRALGAQTERFFGYLGLHPGAVIDPHAAAVLADVPPVEARMLLAQLDAAHLVEETAPGLFARHDLVRLYGAELAGGLAPAQREAAMERMLDHYLAATAAACAGMNTRSVLPGRTAPPPGDTLPPLGTTGQALAWFRREERAVRGLVLCAEQHGRPDLGWQLAHQACALYYHDSTSVREWRATAEAGLRCAQRGGDQAALVRTHADLAVVQIEQGDFAAAADQLERATELADRLGDPMLRQQCRIRLANGLVRAGEHARAIPLMTRLVLDARELTDQRLLAQALNNLANALVVAGDPAAALAHATEAVQLLAARPDDFKLTIATHTRAEALHALGRHHAALAAARHALALGRAQGSLRTQGITRFIATLEAAVAAPPPHPAPAPAAPGPGPTPPVAGPRT
- a CDS encoding AfsR/SARP family transcriptional regulator; this encodes MNGSPAELAGAQRRAVLALLALRSERVVPIERFFELLWGDEPPARARAALQGHVAALRKVLAGSPFELHTRAPGYLLTGGADLIDVRRFEALAAAAEEHPQDAEAVELLERALGLWSGAALADLPDTELRRALVDQLDAARITVLTAWAERRLRLGSGAVAVPALEQSVRANGLREPVVALLIRCLHQAGRISDALSVYHQARERLAAELGVVPGAPLQAALAEVLAVGAEPEESAPGPAAVAVATPVEAAPRTVPRQLPRQSAGFVGRGREFGWLDRECGPERTGDGLAVVVGPAGAGKSATVIRWAHGVAHRFPDGQLFVDLRGFDPAGPVDPGEVLGQFLKALGVPEPSIPEDRAERAALYQQATDGLRLLVVLDNARGAEDVADLLPAGQAGATVVTSRNTLEDLVVTEGAALLRLTALPDDDALRLLERSLTPERVRAEEAAAQQLIALCDQLPLALRIAASRLAARPGWTIADLVAELSDERTRLRTLDTHGAVSIRTALSLTHRHLSAPAGQLLVLLAAHPGREVDGYAGAALLGTDLATARGALGELAAYHLLTESTPGRYTRHDLIRLYAVELFAEQPEQVRRQSTERLLDYYLQAADTCNEHLDPGHETYGERVHPPRAVPRPRDARASLAWFMSEEPTVRTLVATAADQDPDRAWRLVMLASGLYYGASRLIDWLSCLRSGLRAAERTGDPRAVAALEATIAAALVSVERISESVELCRQALDRTRPEDDFAHVRALFTLALATGSAGRPVEGEQLATRALRLARRDQPPERVASALAYAGALSGLAGDPVTALARVRECRAILAPYPAATIRAWAILTEAQALQALGEYAASEAAWAELLTICREAGFLHLHAIAEQSYADFLLRLGRAAEAARHLRAAIGLYRYHGHLTAAVTELLARAEQALAPDSAA
- a CDS encoding sigma-70 family RNA polymerase sigma factor, with the protein product MQPAVPTQTPSARPTLDQETLAELYRLHGGYLLRALLRVTNGDRGKAEDILQETLLRAWQHPESISRGAAQSRPWLFTVARRIAIDHFRMAAARAQEVAGEVLEDRPVAEDPYEAVLQGRDVAAMLDTLQPHHREVLVELHLKDRSVVETAELLGVPPGTVKSRNFYAIRALRPVLAKQREYAPTPAPAA